A window of Aliarcobacter trophiarum LMG 25534 contains these coding sequences:
- a CDS encoding IS3 family transposase (programmed frameshift), whose product MARREYSEEFRRDAVKQVIENGYGVVETAERLGVHYDSLRNWIKKYKSPEAEVEIKKTQDTTAEIKRLQKELKRVTEERDILKKGRSVLCKQPKLKYAFIKEYQIQYTIRRMCTVLKVHPSGYYKWLKQPISNLEIENQQILQEIKKAYRESNGIYGYRNIHKDLKASNIHVNKKRVARLMKEAKLCGIGNYKRKPKHKAGSIHKAHPNHLKQCFLTYKPNESWVSDITYIRTYEGWLYLATVIDLYSRKIIGWATGHRQSTSLIIKALKKTTHRIKNHKVILHSDQGSQYSSYEYQTFLKHHNIIPSMSRRGNCYDNAVAESFFKTLKKELVRKTIFHTRAEARDKIFEYIEMFYNAKRRHSFLDFISPNEFEKRYNDSVTQPKVLTD is encoded by the exons ATGGCAAGAAGAGAATATAGTGAAGAGTTTAGAAGAGATGCTGTAAAACAAGTTATAGAAAATGGATATGGGGTTGTTGAAACAGCTGAGAGGTTAGGTGTCCATTATGATTCTTTGAGAAACTGGATAAAAAAATACAAATCACCAGAAGCTGAAGTAGAAATAAAAAAAACTCAAGATACAACAGCTGAAATAAAAAGATTGCAAAAAGAATTAAAGAGAGTTACAGAAGAGAGGGATATTTTAAAAAAGG GCCGCAGCGTACTTTGCAAACAACCCAAATTAAAGTACGCATTTATAAAGGAGTATCAAATACAGTACACAATCAGAAGAATGTGTACTGTATTGAAAGTTCATCCTAGTGGGTATTATAAATGGTTAAAACAACCTATTTCAAATTTAGAGATTGAAAATCAACAAATTTTACAAGAGATAAAAAAAGCATATAGAGAGTCAAATGGGATATATGGATATAGAAATATTCATAAAGATTTAAAGGCTTCAAATATACATGTAAATAAGAAAAGAGTTGCAAGATTAATGAAAGAAGCAAAACTTTGTGGAATAGGAAATTATAAAAGAAAACCAAAGCATAAGGCTGGTTCAATTCATAAAGCACATCCAAATCATTTAAAACAATGTTTTTTAACATATAAACCAAATGAATCTTGGGTTAGTGATATCACATATATCAGAACTTATGAAGGATGGTTATATTTAGCTACAGTTATAGATCTTTATTCAAGAAAAATAATTGGTTGGGCAACAGGACATAGACAATCAACATCTTTAATTATTAAAGCTTTGAAAAAAACAACTCACAGAATTAAAAATCATAAAGTAATTCTTCATTCAGATCAAGGTAGCCAATATAGTTCTTATGAATACCAAACATTTTTAAAGCATCATAATATTATCCCAAGTATGAGCCGTAGAGGTAATTGTTATGATAATGCAGTAGCAGAGAGTTTTTTTAAGACATTAAAAAAAGAATTAGTTAGAAAAACTATATTTCATACAAGAGCAGAAGCTAGAGATAAAATATTTGAATATATAGAAATGTTTTATAACGCAAAAAGACGACATAGTTTTTTAGATTTTATAAGTCCAAATGAATTTGAGAAAAGATACAATGATAGTGTTACTCAACCCAAGGTGTTAACTGATTAA
- a CDS encoding heavy metal translocating P-type ATPase produces MVKIECNHCHLSFEEKMMIKDNELNFCCTGCQSVYYILKSENLESFYTKLGNKTIKAPLQVSNNDLEKFDSLNFLNSYATMTKEGFIQVDLILEGIHCAACIWLNEKILYDTKGVVEANINFTTNKARVVFNSEIIKLSEIIKKIRSIGYNAYAYDSSVADKQASKTKQDYFVRMMVAVVCTMNIMMLSVAKYTGFFTGMSSQVKEMIHLAEFILTTPVLFYSGFVFYKGAYFGLKNRMVNMDLLVSTGASLTYIYSLTVLFGAKGESYFDSVAMIITFVLVGKYLEVIGKKSAVDTLDKIKSTLPLEAVVLKDGKKFIKALNLIEIGDIIELKIGEKVPVDGRIISGNASFDLSSITGESIPVYKKSGEEIYSGTVILDSTILFEVTRDFKNSTFSSIVTLLEDSLNSKPKIQTLANKLSRGFSLIILSIAFLTFLVWYYFGLDLGFYFENTNQFERSFITAVSVVVIACPCALALATPMASLVGISELAKKSLLFKEAKYIETIANASTVVFDKTGTLTKGELEVSFVEFFNKDEENINLLYSLLDSSNHPVSIAIKKYIENNFKVLHLSLEDIKNIEAKGLSARYKNFELLGGSSELLKEFGVDFEYSSKSTQYIFSIDKNIIANFELKDELKDDAKELIEYLKGQKIETIMLTGDNSFVASSIAEKLEITNFKANLTPKDKANFIKELKNSGKIVIMVGDGVNDSVALASSDVAIAMGNSADVSMMVSDVVLLSSKLKSLKDAFIISKKTYKHIKQNLAFSLIYNTITIPIAAAGYIIPLFAALSMSLSSLVVVLNSLRIKMK; encoded by the coding sequence TTGGTAAAAATAGAGTGTAATCATTGTCATTTATCATTTGAGGAAAAGATGATGATAAAAGATAATGAGTTGAATTTTTGTTGTACAGGTTGTCAGAGTGTTTATTATATTTTAAAAAGTGAGAATTTGGAATCTTTTTATACTAAATTGGGAAATAAAACTATAAAAGCCCCTTTACAAGTCTCAAATAATGATTTAGAAAAATTTGATTCTCTTAATTTTTTAAATAGCTATGCAACAATGACAAAGGAAGGTTTTATACAAGTTGATTTAATACTTGAAGGAATCCATTGTGCAGCATGTATTTGGCTAAATGAAAAGATTTTGTATGACACTAAAGGTGTTGTTGAAGCAAATATAAATTTTACAACAAATAAAGCAAGAGTAGTTTTTAATAGTGAGATTATAAAGCTTTCAGAGATTATAAAAAAGATTAGAAGTATTGGATATAACGCTTATGCTTATGATTCAAGTGTAGCTGATAAACAAGCTAGTAAAACCAAGCAGGATTATTTTGTAAGAATGATGGTTGCTGTTGTTTGTACAATGAATATTATGATGTTAAGTGTTGCAAAATATACAGGTTTCTTTACAGGAATGAGTAGTCAAGTAAAAGAGATGATACACTTAGCAGAGTTTATTCTTACAACTCCAGTTTTATTTTATAGTGGGTTTGTTTTTTATAAAGGTGCTTATTTTGGTTTAAAAAATCGTATGGTAAATATGGACTTACTTGTAAGTACAGGAGCATCTTTGACCTATATTTACTCTCTTACTGTTTTATTTGGTGCAAAAGGAGAGAGCTATTTTGACTCTGTTGCTATGATTATAACCTTTGTATTAGTTGGAAAATATCTTGAAGTAATAGGTAAAAAATCAGCAGTTGATACACTAGATAAAATAAAATCAACTCTTCCATTAGAAGCAGTTGTTCTAAAAGATGGAAAAAAATTTATAAAAGCTTTAAATTTAATTGAAATAGGGGATATTATTGAGCTTAAAATTGGAGAAAAAGTTCCAGTTGATGGGAGAATTATAAGTGGAAATGCATCTTTTGATTTATCAAGTATAACAGGAGAGTCTATTCCTGTCTACAAAAAATCAGGAGAAGAGATATATAGTGGAACAGTTATTTTAGATTCGACTATACTTTTTGAAGTTACAAGAGATTTTAAAAATTCAACTTTCTCCTCTATTGTAACTTTGCTTGAAGACTCTTTAAACTCAAAACCAAAAATCCAAACTTTGGCAAATAAGCTTTCAAGAGGTTTTAGTTTAATAATTTTAAGTATTGCCTTTTTAACATTTTTAGTTTGGTACTATTTTGGGCTAGATTTAGGTTTTTATTTTGAAAATACAAATCAATTTGAAAGGTCTTTTATAACGGCTGTTTCTGTAGTAGTTATAGCATGTCCTTGTGCTTTAGCCCTTGCTACACCGATGGCTAGTTTGGTAGGAATTAGTGAATTAGCAAAAAAATCTCTCCTGTTTAAAGAGGCAAAATATATAGAAACTATTGCAAATGCTTCAACTGTTGTTTTTGACAAAACAGGAACTTTGACAAAAGGAGAGTTAGAAGTTAGTTTTGTAGAATTTTTTAATAAAGATGAAGAAAATATAAATCTTCTTTATTCATTACTTGATAGTTCAAATCACCCTGTAAGTATTGCTATTAAGAAGTATATAGAGAATAATTTTAAAGTTTTACACTTAAGTTTAGAAGATATAAAAAATATTGAAGCAAAAGGTTTGAGTGCAAGATATAAAAACTTTGAGCTTTTGGGTGGAAGTAGTGAACTTTTAAAAGAGTTTGGAGTAGATTTTGAATATAGTTCAAAATCTACTCAATATATTTTTAGTATAGATAAAAATATTATTGCGAATTTTGAGCTAAAAGATGAGTTAAAAGATGATGCAAAAGAGCTTATTGAGTATTTAAAAGGGCAAAAAATTGAAACTATTATGCTAACAGGAGATAATAGTTTTGTAGCTTCTTCTATTGCAGAAAAATTGGAAATCACAAATTTTAAAGCAAATTTAACTCCAAAAGATAAAGCAAATTTCATAAAAGAGCTTAAAAATAGTGGTAAAATAGTCATTATGGTTGGAGATGGAGTAAATGATAGCGTTGCATTAGCTTCAAGTGATGTTGCAATTGCTATGGGAAATTCTGCTGATGTTTCTATGATGGTTTCAGATGTAGTTTTGCTTAGTTCAAAACTAAAATCATTAAAAGATGCTTTTATAATCTCCAAAAAAACATATAAGCATATAAAGCAAAATTTAGCTTTTTCTTTAATTTATAATACAATTACAATTCCAATTGCAGCAGCTGGATATATAATTCCACTTTTTGCAGCACTATCTATGAGTTTAAGCTCTTTAGTAGTTGTTTTAAATTCACTTAGAATAAAAATGAAATAA
- a CDS encoding PstA family ABC transporter permease gives MSRKIVISLFFLVVIFSILILAIFFTFVFYKGFSSFSLEIIFDNVPILDAILGKQRVFDGIFNAIVGSLFVSLLAIVFALPLGFLSGVFIAIFASKKVKEIFSFSYELLAFVPSIVIGLFGLSVTIYLHKMFFDDLYTCLLISSICLAILVIPYIVKMTEQALYSIPYQIKNSVLNLGATKYQNLFLVQLPYISKQLFSSVVLAIGRAVEDTAVIMMTGAVAMGGIPNSLLEKYEAIPFFIFYVSSQYQDIYELNKGYVAAMILLFVSLSLFIFAFILQKIAIRRSQKLE, from the coding sequence ATGAGTAGAAAAATTGTTATATCTCTGTTTTTTTTAGTAGTTATTTTTTCTATTTTAATACTTGCTATATTTTTTACATTTGTATTTTACAAAGGTTTTAGTAGTTTTTCTTTAGAGATTATTTTTGATAATGTTCCAATTTTAGATGCAATTTTAGGAAAACAAAGAGTTTTTGATGGAATATTTAATGCAATTGTTGGCTCACTTTTTGTATCTTTATTGGCTATAGTTTTTGCTCTGCCTTTAGGATTTTTAAGTGGAGTTTTTATAGCAATTTTTGCATCAAAAAAGGTTAAAGAGATTTTTAGCTTCTCTTATGAACTTTTGGCTTTTGTACCATCTATTGTTATTGGACTTTTTGGCTTATCTGTTACTATATATTTACACAAAATGTTTTTTGATGATTTATATACTTGTCTTCTAATATCATCAATATGTTTAGCAATTTTAGTTATTCCATATATTGTTAAAATGACAGAACAAGCACTTTACTCAATTCCATATCAGATAAAAAACTCTGTATTAAATCTAGGTGCTACAAAGTATCAAAACCTTTTTTTGGTACAACTTCCATATATAAGTAAACAGCTATTTAGTAGTGTTGTTTTGGCAATTGGAAGAGCTGTTGAAGATACTGCTGTTATCATGATGACAGGAGCTGTTGCTATGGGAGGAATTCCAAACTCACTTTTGGAAAAATATGAAGCTATTCCATTTTTTATATTTTATGTATCTTCACAATATCAAGATATTTATGAACTAAATAAAGGTTATGTAGCTGCTATGATACTTCTTTTTGTATCACTTAGCCTTTTTATTTTTGCATTTATTTTACAAAAAATTGCTATTAGAAGGAGCCAAAAACTTGAGTAA
- a CDS encoding ComEA family DNA-binding protein: MKKIVAILAIFSALFLGAIDLQTATKSELMEIKGVGEKKADAIIEYRKSNAIKSAEDLKNIKGFGDSIIENVKNDVKVKTNTTKKEKKEDLKESKKEKKSKQESNNK, from the coding sequence ATGAAAAAGATTGTTGCTATTTTAGCTATATTTAGTGCTTTATTTTTAGGAGCTATTGATCTTCAGACTGCTACAAAATCTGAGTTAATGGAAATCAAGGGAGTAGGTGAGAAAAAAGCTGATGCTATTATTGAGTATAGAAAATCAAATGCTATTAAATCTGCTGAAGATTTAAAAAATATTAAAGGATTTGGTGATTCTATTATAGAAAATGTGAAAAATGATGTAAAAGTGAAAACTAATACAACTAAGAAAGAGAAAAAAGAAGATTTAAAAGAGTCAAAAAAAGAGAAAAAATCTAAACAAGAATCTAATAATAAGTAG
- a CDS encoding phosphate ABC transporter ATP-binding protein: MSKNILKIENLNLYYDDKQVLKDLNLNIEKNSITAISGPSGIGKSSLLLVLNQMIKEYENASFTGKVYFNDDNKDIDITTLSNKELPNLRKKIVYVSQHPDILPFSIFENLYFPLKLQKIKKDDAKKLITEVLKKVHLYDEVKNRLDDSAYLLSGGQQQRLILARALILKPKVLLLDEPTASLNEELALKIENLILELKKSCTIVIISHFKSQILNVADSIFSLEY; this comes from the coding sequence TTGAGTAAAAATATTTTAAAAATAGAGAATTTAAATCTTTACTATGATGACAAACAGGTCTTAAAAGATTTAAACTTGAATATAGAAAAAAACTCAATCACAGCAATAAGTGGTCCAAGTGGAATTGGAAAAAGCTCTTTGCTTCTTGTGTTAAATCAGATGATAAAAGAGTATGAAAATGCAAGTTTTACTGGAAAAGTATATTTTAATGATGATAATAAAGATATTGATATTACAACTTTATCAAATAAAGAACTACCAAATCTTAGAAAAAAAATTGTATATGTAAGCCAACATCCAGATATTTTACCATTCTCTATTTTTGAAAATTTATATTTTCCTCTAAAGCTTCAAAAAATAAAAAAAGATGATGCAAAAAAGTTAATAACAGAGGTATTAAAAAAAGTTCATTTGTATGATGAAGTAAAAAATAGATTAGATGATAGTGCATATTTACTATCAGGTGGTCAGCAGCAAAGATTGATTTTAGCAAGAGCTTTGATACTAAAACCAAAAGTTTTACTTCTTGATGAACCAACTGCTTCATTAAATGAAGAGTTAGCATTAAAAATCGAAAATTTGATTTTAGAGTTAAAAAAAAGTTGTACAATAGTTATAATATCGCACTTTAAATCTCAAATATTAAATGTAGCAGACTCTATATTTTCTCTAGAATATTAG
- a CDS encoding PstC family ABC transporter permease, with translation MYYLFNFGLVISIFITSSLVLFILFFLIYFSFPLLTSGNFLQFFAFEWIEQKSLYGLMPMILGTIYISILATLIATIMSFSFASLMAFFIPKNISNILNKFMLFISGVPTVLYAFIAIFLLVPWLNDILDGQGFSILTASFVLSFVVLPTMTIILFNTFNSTSKKTILAAKSLGATNEDIFFDLILKTSKKGIISAIILGFARAVGDTMIALMIAGNSLQIPNSILDSARTLTSHIALINASDYESTAFKAIFLCGLLLLVFSFLTVVSLKLINKEAR, from the coding sequence ATGTATTATCTATTTAATTTTGGGCTTGTTATATCAATTTTTATAACAAGCTCACTTGTACTATTTATACTATTTTTTTTAATCTATTTTTCATTTCCACTTCTTACTTCTGGAAATTTTTTACAGTTTTTTGCTTTTGAGTGGATTGAGCAAAAAAGTCTTTATGGTTTAATGCCAATGATTTTAGGAACAATTTATATAAGTATTCTTGCAACACTAATTGCAACTATTATGAGTTTTTCGTTTGCATCACTTATGGCATTTTTTATTCCAAAAAATATTTCAAATATATTAAATAAATTTATGCTTTTTATATCAGGAGTTCCAACAGTTTTATATGCTTTTATAGCTATATTTTTGTTAGTTCCTTGGCTAAATGATATTTTAGATGGACAAGGTTTTAGTATTCTTACAGCATCTTTTGTATTAAGTTTTGTAGTTCTTCCTACAATGACAATAATTTTATTTAATACATTTAACTCAACTTCAAAAAAAACAATTTTGGCTGCAAAATCTTTGGGCGCAACAAATGAGGATATATTTTTTGATTTAATATTAAAAACTTCAAAAAAAGGGATAATTAGTGCTATTATCTTAGGATTTGCAAGAGCTGTTGGAGATACTATGATAGCTTTGATGATTGCTGGAAATAGTCTTCAAATTCCAAACTCTATTTTAGATAGTGCAAGAACTTTAACTTCTCATATTGCGCTAATAAATGCAAGTGATTATGAATCAACTGCTTTTAAAGCAATATTTTTGTGTGGATTACTACTTTTAGTATTCTCTTTTCTAACTGTTGTTAGTTTAAAACTTATAAATAAAGAGGCAAGATGA
- the ccoS gene encoding cbb3-type cytochrome oxidase assembly protein CcoS, giving the protein MIDDTLFFMLVVGLIISAGMLFLFIWAAKSGQFDDASKMTNGMLFDSVEDLNDAIKKDKSIKEAKIQGKKDQKKEED; this is encoded by the coding sequence ATGATTGATGATACACTATTTTTTATGCTAGTTGTTGGACTTATAATCTCAGCTGGAATGTTATTTTTATTTATTTGGGCTGCAAAGTCAGGTCAGTTTGATGATGCTTCAAAAATGACAAATGGAATGCTTTTTGATAGTGTAGAAGATTTAAATGATGCTATAAAAAAAGATAAATCTATAAAAGAGGCAAAAATTCAAGGGAAAAAAGACCAAAAAAAAGAGGAAGATTAA
- a CDS encoding phosphate ABC transporter substrate-binding protein, with protein MKKIILSICTLFVCSLSANSDLDLFKGLKGTLNIAGGTAHIASEKEAMKNIMEAYPEITMTIAGGGTGVGIKQVTEGLVDIANAGRAPKKDEIERGDLKSFVFAMDGIAVIVNNNSDIKNLSTEQLIDIFTGKVKSFKDLGLKGGKINLYVRDASSGTMEVFTNEGIKNAQISQDAKVVASNAAMKTAVLSDKNGIGFISFGTVDDSVKAICIDNRCPSNETILNSEYHISRGLYMVTKGEPKPLAKAFIDYMKSNSGAEITSKLGLIPYQK; from the coding sequence ATGAAAAAAATAATTCTATCAATCTGTACACTTTTTGTTTGTTCGCTAAGTGCAAACAGTGATTTAGACCTATTTAAAGGTTTAAAGGGTACTTTAAATATTGCTGGTGGGACTGCTCATATAGCTTCTGAAAAAGAAGCTATGAAAAATATTATGGAAGCATATCCTGAAATTACAATGACAATTGCTGGTGGTGGAACTGGTGTTGGAATAAAGCAAGTAACTGAAGGTTTAGTTGATATTGCAAATGCTGGTCGAGCTCCAAAAAAAGATGAGATTGAAAGAGGCGATTTAAAAAGCTTCGTTTTTGCAATGGACGGAATTGCTGTTATTGTAAACAACAATTCAGATATTAAAAATCTATCAACAGAGCAGTTAATTGATATTTTTACTGGAAAAGTAAAATCTTTTAAAGATTTAGGTTTAAAAGGTGGAAAAATCAATCTTTATGTAAGAGATGCTTCAAGTGGAACAATGGAAGTATTTACAAATGAAGGTATTAAAAATGCTCAAATTTCTCAAGATGCAAAAGTTGTTGCTTCAAATGCTGCAATGAAAACAGCTGTATTATCTGATAAAAATGGTATTGGATTTATCTCATTTGGTACAGTTGATGATAGTGTAAAAGCTATTTGTATAGATAATAGATGCCCTAGCAATGAGACAATCTTAAATAGTGAATATCATATTTCAAGAGGTTTATATATGGTTACAAAAGGTGAGCCAAAACCTCTAGCAAAAGCATTTATAGATTATATGAAAAGCAATAGTGGTGCAGAAATTACTAGCAAACTTGGATTAATTCCTTATCAAAAGTAG
- a CDS encoding EAL domain-containing response regulator: MNNDISNLKNITVLYVEDEKDLREVTSSILQSFTKNQYVATNGQEGYELFLKYDSDIDLIISDINMPILNGLEMIKKIKEINKNVPIIVTTAFSNKEYLLEAIDIGVDKYVLKPVDVSKLLQAMSQSLNYHELKDLYLDSLTNLSNRNKLKKDLRISDSELMALLDIDEFIATNDLFGEIIGDKILKEFALKMRNYFNVDKYSLYRIESDKFAIIPKDKIETKVFLNICKDFLEKVENEPFLIDDNEIDINLTIGIAEGDGSQAYKYTKRIISYARKTFQKIMIYDDSYNIHISFEENIKWIKQLKQGFKDNLLRAYFQPIVDTQLKEIVKYEALIRYVDIDGTEYSPYSFLHIAKKTKLYANIIKVILKDSLTLIKNKNKRVSINISYDDILNEKTTKYIYNFLEENIDFASNIEFEILESEEISDFDLVDNFIDSVSRYGCKVGIDDFGSGYSNFHLLSRLNIDFIKIDGSLIKNIHQSKDLEIIVKTISNIAKEFNIKTVAEFVANEEIYIKVKELNIDYSQGYFFNKPLKYEDIL, encoded by the coding sequence ATGAATAACGATATATCAAATCTTAAAAATATTACAGTTCTATATGTTGAAGATGAAAAAGATTTAAGAGAAGTTACCTCTTCTATTTTACAATCATTTACAAAAAATCAATATGTTGCAACAAATGGTCAAGAAGGATATGAACTCTTCTTAAAATATGATAGTGATATTGATTTAATTATCTCTGATATAAATATGCCTATTTTAAATGGTTTAGAGATGATAAAAAAAATTAAAGAGATAAATAAAAATGTACCTATTATAGTAACAACAGCTTTTTCAAATAAAGAGTACCTTCTAGAAGCTATTGATATTGGAGTTGATAAATATGTTTTAAAGCCTGTTGATGTTTCAAAATTACTTCAAGCCATGTCACAATCATTAAATTATCATGAGTTAAAAGATTTATATTTGGATAGTTTAACAAACCTTTCAAATAGGAATAAACTAAAAAAAGATTTAAGAATTTCAGATAGTGAACTTATGGCTTTACTTGATATTGATGAATTTATTGCTACAAATGACCTTTTTGGTGAGATTATTGGAGATAAAATACTAAAAGAGTTCGCATTAAAAATGAGGAACTATTTTAATGTAGATAAATATTCACTATATAGAATAGAATCAGATAAATTTGCTATCATTCCCAAAGATAAGATAGAGACAAAAGTGTTTTTAAATATTTGTAAAGATTTTTTAGAAAAAGTTGAGAATGAACCTTTTTTGATAGATGATAATGAAATAGATATTAATCTTACAATAGGAATAGCTGAAGGAGATGGTTCACAAGCTTATAAATATACAAAACGAATAATCTCCTATGCTAGAAAAACTTTTCAAAAGATTATGATTTATGATGATTCCTATAATATTCACATCTCTTTTGAAGAAAATATAAAATGGATAAAACAACTAAAACAAGGATTTAAAGACAATTTACTAAGGGCATACTTCCAACCAATAGTCGATACACAATTAAAAGAGATAGTAAAATATGAAGCTTTAATTAGATATGTAGATATAGATGGGACAGAATATAGTCCATATAGCTTTTTACATATTGCAAAAAAGACGAAATTATATGCTAATATTATTAAAGTAATATTGAAAGATAGCCTAACACTTATAAAAAATAAAAATAAAAGAGTATCTATAAATATCTCTTATGACGATATTTTAAATGAAAAGACTACAAAATATATTTATAATTTTTTAGAAGAAAATATAGATTTTGCTTCAAACATTGAATTTGAAATACTAGAAAGTGAAGAAATATCAGATTTTGATTTAGTTGATAACTTTATAGATAGTGTATCTAGATATGGTTGTAAAGTAGGAATTGACGATTTTGGTTCTGGGTATTCAAACTTCCACCTTTTATCAAGATTAAATATTGACTTCATCAAGATAGATGGTTCTTTAATTAAAAATATTCACCAATCAAAAGATTTAGAAATAATAGTAAAAACAATATCAAATATTGCAAAAGAGTTTAATATAAAAACTGTTGCCGAATTTGTTGCAAACGAAGAAATTTATATTAAAGTAAAAGAGTTAAATATAGACTATTCTCAAGGGTATTTTTTTAATAAACCTTTAAAATATGAAGATATCCTTTAA
- a CDS encoding c-type cytochrome — MKKVVLATVALVGFAFADAPASYATCKACHGVKGEINITTQSKSHVPANLTKADIEKALHGYKDGSYGGAMKGLMKGQVAKLSDDDIKALADYMGK, encoded by the coding sequence ATGAAAAAAGTAGTTCTTGCAACAGTAGCATTAGTTGGTTTTGCATTTGCAGATGCACCAGCATCTTATGCAACATGTAAAGCATGTCATGGGGTAAAAGGTGAAATCAATATAACAACTCAAAGCAAATCTCATGTTCCAGCAAATCTAACAAAAGCTGATATTGAAAAAGCTTTACATGGTTATAAAGATGGTTCTTATGGTGGAGCAATGAAAGGTCTTATGAAAGGTCAAGTTGCTAAATTAAGTGATGATGATATTAAAGCATTAGCTGATTATATGGGTAAATAA
- a CDS encoding transposase: protein MGSFQVEGNDGKNILALDMLKRVLKSGIYSDYLLVDSWYAKPNFINEVKENGLDVITRIANNPKIWQFTGKFKTLETLYNYAKQNKASRLGNYNSIKYNYVSTTTTHKTLGRLKIVFIKTKDNLIPIISTNTNLSDIEIINTYKKRWNIEQGYKDLREYFQFGKEENRIFEALIARITLSFLAYNLTSYINRVQNEPQTLGNLFRDLECQLETLAISMELFLKILEQIIESQEIVKRNKDLEQIIHMLRVYTKKQLGFMCES from the coding sequence TTGGGGTCATTCCAAGTTGAAGGTAATGATGGTAAAAATATTTTAGCTCTTGATATGTTGAAACGTGTTTTAAAATCTGGAATATATTCAGATTATCTTCTTGTTGATAGCTGGTATGCTAAACCAAATTTTATAAATGAAGTAAAAGAAAATGGTCTTGATGTAATTACAAGAATTGCAAACAATCCTAAAATCTGGCAATTTACAGGTAAATTTAAAACACTTGAAACACTTTACAATTATGCAAAACAAAATAAAGCTTCAAGACTTGGAAACTATAACTCTATAAAATACAATTATGTTTCAACTACAACTACACATAAAACACTTGGTAGATTAAAAATTGTATTTATTAAAACCAAAGATAATCTAATTCCAATAATATCAACAAATACAAATTTATCTGATATTGAAATAATCAATACATATAAAAAACGATGGAATATTGAACAAGGATATAAAGATTTAAGAGAATACTTTCAATTTGGTAAAGAAGAAAATCGTATCTTTGAAGCTTTAATAGCTCGTATTACACTTTCATTTTTAGCTTATAATCTTACAAGCTATATTAATAGAGTTCAAAATGAACCACAAACCTTAGGTAATCTTTTTAGAGATTTAGAATGCCAGCTTGAAACTCTAGCAATTTCAATGGAACTATTTCTAAAAATCTTAGAACAAATAATAGAATCCCAAGAAATTGTCAAGAGAAATAAAGATTTAGAGCAAATCATCCATATGCTCAGAGTTTACACTAAAAAACAGTTAGGTTTTATGTGCGAAAGTTGA